The region CTGGCCCGAGCGCGCCGCGCTCAGCGCCGCTACCGGTGAGCGAGGTCGGATTCGGCGTCTCGACTTCACTGCTCAAGTTAAGTGAGTTCCTTGGCGTCCTCCCCGCCCTTCTGAAGAGGACGGGGATTCCTACGGTGCTTAGGCCGCGATGGCCCGAGTCACTTCGGCGGGTTCATGCTTCTTCGAGCGGCCCGACTGCGCCGTCTCTCCACAGGCTAACAAGCGCTGTCCGCGCTCTAAAACATTGATCGCGCCGACGTGATCGGCGTTCGCTTCGTGGCTGCAGCGCACGCACGCGAACAGCGCCTGCGTGCGACGGTTGTCGGCCGAGATATGCCCGCATGACGGGCACGTGCGGCTCGTGTTCTGCGGCGGGACGGCGACAAAGAATCCGCCGCGCCACGCCGTTTTGTACTCCAACTGGCGGCGGAATTCGAACCACCCCTGGTCGAGAATCGACTTATTGAGGCCCGATTTTGCGCGGATATTGCGTCCCGGCGCGTCGGCCGTACCGCTTGCCGACTTGCTCATGTTGCGTACCTGCAAGTCCTCGACGGCGATCATTGCGTGGCTTTTGCTGATCTCGTTTGAGGCTTTGTGCAGGAAGTCCGAGCGGGCGTTCGCGATACGAGCATGGACGCGCTGCACGCGGGCCTTCGCCTTTTTCCAGTTCGACGAGCCCTTGACCTTACGCGCCATGCGTCGCTGATACTTCGCGAGCCGCTGTTCGTGCTTTTTGAAGCTGGCGAGCGGGGCGATGAATGTGCCGTCGCTCAGAGTCGCGAAGCGGGCCACGCCGACGTCGATGCCGACCACCGGGCCGTGCGGAACCGGCTGTTCGACCTCGCGCCTCGTGAGGATCGACACGTACCACTTGCCGGCGCGATGCGATACCGTCGCGCTGCGAACCTCGCCGAGCACCATACGGCTGTTGCGGTAGCGGATATACGCGAGTTTCGGCAGAGAAATGCGGCCGTTCTCGCGGTCTAGCTTCATCTGCTTCGGGTCTGGATAGCGGAAGCTATCGCCCATACCTTTACGCTTGAAACACGGGTAGTCGGCGCGCTTCTCGAAGAAATTGACGAATGCGCGGTCCAGATCCTTCAGTGCGTGCTGCTGGGTATGGACCGGAGCATCCTTCAGCCACGGCGTATCGGGGCCATTGCGCCATTCGGTGAGCCGCTTCGCCATGCCGACGTAGCCGATGAACTTCCCGCCAGCCTCGCGATTCTCCTGCTGCAACGCCAAAGCCTTGTTATAGACAAACCGGCGTGCGCCGGCGAACTGGCGCATCTTGCGCGCCTGCTCGCCGGTCGGCATAAGCTCGAATTTGAAGGCTTGGAGTCGTTCCATAGTCACGATTATAATTTGGTCTATGAGTACTGACAACGACATTCGATACGGACGCCACTGCGTTTTCTTGATACACGTGCATTTGGTCTTTGTCACCAAGTACAGGCGTGGCGTCTTCACGAAAGATATCCTCGACGATATGCGCGTTGTGTTCGCAAGCGTGTGCGCCGACTTCGAGGCCGAGCTAGTCGAGTTCGACGGCGAGGACGACCATGTGCACCTGTTGGTGAACTATCCGCCCAAGGTCGCCGTATCGGCGCTGGTGAACAGCCTGAAGGGCGTTTCGAGCCGCATGATCCGAAAGAAGAACTACCCGAGCATCCGGCGCAAATTGTGGGGAGGTGCGCTTTGGTCGCCATCCTATTTCGCCGGTAGCTGCGGAGGCGCTCCCATTGCAGTGATCCGTCAGTACATCGAGCAACAGCGAACGCCGCACTGAGCACCCCAAAGGACGGCTATGCCGTCCGCGCTATCCTTCCCCGCCCTTCTGAAGGGGCGAGGTTTGACGCGCACTAGATCACTTCTTTCGCGTGAGGCGCGAGCACGCTTGCGACAGGTTCCAGTACTTTGGCTTCCGTGCAATGGCCGAACGCCTGCGTATTGGTTGCCGACTGGTTACAGGCGCCAGCCGGGCGCAATCCGGCGGGGTGTGGACAATTGAGGCGCAGAAGTGATGTCAGACCCGTTTCAGGTATTTGCAGCAATTGCCGCTTCCTGATCGTGTAGTTGAGTGTGAAGACGGGTCGCCGCGGCTTGCGATGCAAGCGGCATCGGTTTGGCGAGCATGCGGGTTCAGGTGCAGGAGAGCTGCCGTAGCGGTAGGTCCGGCTGCGCTGATGCCTGGACGTGAACTGCGACTTGCACATGCCACGCGCGGCGCGCGCGACGCGGATTTGCGAAATCCGCGCGCTTGATCAGTCAATCCGTTTTTCGCAAATCGCCCTGTTTTGTCAATCAAAACAAGGCAATG is a window of Paraburkholderia phytofirmans OLGA172 DNA encoding:
- a CDS encoding RNA-guided endonuclease InsQ/TnpB family protein; translation: MERLQAFKFELMPTGEQARKMRQFAGARRFVYNKALALQQENREAGGKFIGYVGMAKRLTEWRNGPDTPWLKDAPVHTQQHALKDLDRAFVNFFEKRADYPCFKRKGMGDSFRYPDPKQMKLDRENGRISLPKLAYIRYRNSRMVLGEVRSATVSHRAGKWYVSILTRREVEQPVPHGPVVGIDVGVARFATLSDGTFIAPLASFKKHEQRLAKYQRRMARKVKGSSNWKKAKARVQRVHARIANARSDFLHKASNEISKSHAMIAVEDLQVRNMSKSASGTADAPGRNIRAKSGLNKSILDQGWFEFRRQLEYKTAWRGGFFVAVPPQNTSRTCPSCGHISADNRRTQALFACVRCSHEANADHVGAINVLERGQRLLACGETAQSGRSKKHEPAEVTRAIAA
- the tnpA gene encoding IS200/IS605 family transposase codes for the protein MSTDNDIRYGRHCVFLIHVHLVFVTKYRRGVFTKDILDDMRVVFASVCADFEAELVEFDGEDDHVHLLVNYPPKVAVSALVNSLKGVSSRMIRKKNYPSIRRKLWGGALWSPSYFAGSCGGAPIAVIRQYIEQQRTPH